GGGGACCAGACTTCACATCGAATGTGGCCCTGCCAGTGAATTATGACCACCATGGGACATTTAGAGAGATCGGGAATGTCTATACCAGGGAGTATGAGGAGAGTTACATCTCATCCATTTTTGATGCAGGAGATGTGGTGAACTGGGGTGACATAAGCTGGGTGGATAGCCTTCCTCAAGGAACCGACATTACGGTGCAGGTGAGAAGCGGAGACACTCCTGTTCCGGATCCGATGTGGTCTGATTGGCTCGCCCTTTCCAATGGAGAAACAATTCCTGGCTCTTTGGATGCGCGGTATCTTCAGTATCAGGCACTCTTTTCTTACACAAATCCATCAAGACTGCCACTACTCTTTGAGGTTTCTGTCGGCGAGGAAGAACTCTCACCCCTGGGCCTCAAGGAGAATGTGCTGGCGGAACTGGATACACTGGAGCCTCAGTCAAAACATGTGGCAAAAGGGATAAAGAAGGCAAAGAAACACATAGAAAAAAGCCTGAACCCTAAATACTGGCTCGATGAGACACACCTCGTGTGCAAAAAAGGCAAAAAGGTATTCCACGAAGAGAAGAAAGCAGTAAAAGACTTAAAGAAACTGTGCCAGGGAGAAAAATGCAAAGGGGTCACGTCGCTCTTTCTCATCTACCATGGGGCAGAGGAAGCTTTGATCGAAGCCATAAGCAAGAAGAAGACCTGCTTCGGTCCTGAGATGGTATCACCAGAAGATACTTTTGAAATCAATGCAGTTGATGAGAAGCTGGGTGCAAACACAGAAATCTGGGTGGATGGCTCCCTTGATGAAGAGATACACACCTCCTGCTCCAAGCCTCTTGAAGAAGGTATGGTGTTTGGGGACTTCGAGGTTGAGAGTGTTGACAAGATAGGTGAAGGAGAAGGCGGGTTCCCTTCAGAACTGTGTGAGAGACTGATCCTGATGCTGGTCAAGGCAGACAGCATCCTTGCAAGGGTGGCAATTGATGATGCGATTGCTGCTGGTGGCAAAGAAAAAGAGATAGAGAAGGCAGAGAAGGAAATGGGCAAGGCTGAAGAGGATAAAGCCAAGGGGAAGTACCACAAGGCTATTGACCACTACAAGAAAGCCTGGGAGCACGCGTGTAAGGCAATGAAGTCCCACAAGCACAGCCACAACCAGATGATCTGGGAAACGAAGACCGAACACAGAACCACGCTCCTTCAAAACAGCCCAAACCCGGTGACCTCATCGACCCGAATCACTCTTGTACTGGAACAGCCAACATCGGCCAAGCTAGCAATCTATGACCTGGCCGGAAGAGTGGTCTGGGAATTTGCATCATCATCCCTCACCAGTGGAATGAATGTAGTAGAATGGGACTGCGCGGACAAAGACGGCAGGCCCGTACCATCAGGAGTCTACCTGTACAAGCTAGAAACAGGCACTTTCAGTCAGACAAAGAAGATGATGGTTGTCCGTTAGCAGTTGCTGCTACGCACGCGTCTCCGGGTCTGGTTGGATCAGCCATTCAGGGACTGTCAAAAAAACTGAAATGCCGGCTCATCTCGCCAGCAGCCGCACCGTCGCCAACCGGTTTCTAAGCTGTTTCCATATTGCGGTAATTCGGCGTTTGGGGTATTATGCGGACCGTGTAATCCCTGTTCGGTCCTGGACATACAATGCTGCTACGCGGAAGGACATGCTGGTTAGTTGCTCTGTTGGCTCTCATCTGCCTCGTCAAAGCGACAGACAGCCGTCGCATCATAAGCGGCACTATGAGCACCGATTTCCGCAGTTTCTACTTTGCCGGCCTGGGTGTTCTGGGACAGGGAAACATCTACGACTTTGAGTACCTTGGAACCCTGGCAATCAGGTCGGGCGTTACTGAGCGCATTTATCCTTACCTATACCCGCCCCCACTGGCATTCTATGTGTCTCCCCTAACCAAACTGGGAGCTACTGGGGCATCTCGGCTATGGTATCTCCTGTCCGTGATTCTCAGTGTAGTGATGCTGATGCAAAGCATGCGCCTGGCATTCACTCTGCAAGGCGCTGGTGAGCGATGGAAAGACAGTCCCCTACCCTTCTTGGCGCTTCTTCTATTCTTGGTGCTGCCGTTCGATAACAACTTGAAAATGGGCCAAGTGAACATCATTGTGCTTACTTGCGTGGTTGTTTCCTTGGTCCAGGCTCTGGCCTTCGACCGCGACCTCTTGGCCGGCTTTCTCCTTGCACCCGCAGTGCTGATGAAGGTGACCCCGCTTTTTCTTTTGCTTTTCTTCCTACTGAACCGGCGTTATAGGACGCTTTGGGGATGTGTTGTTGGGCTGGTCATATTCACTGCTCCCACCGTGATGGTCAGTGGAGGTCTGCAGTCATGGCAGCATTTCTTCGGTTTCATGGGCTCCATGTCCTATGGCAAGACGGTACCGGGCTTGTTTCCTGCTGCGAGCCTCCCGAATTTCTCGGTGGCTGGTTGCATCGCCCGATTGGCACAGAGTGAAACCACCGTCACTGCCGTGACCTCGGTGCTGGTGTTACTCCTTGGGGTTGCCCTTCTCTTGCAGCACAGGAGGCTAATGCGCAAGGGTAAAGGGGGACTGCTGGTTCTACCTTATTTGATCTTCATGATTATCGCGTCTCCTCTGACTTACCTCCATCATGTCGTCTTAATCTATCCCGGCCTTCTCATTACGGCTTGGCTCATTATGCCCAGAGAGAAGCGAGGTTCATACGTGCTTCTCGCAGTCATGCTAGGCCTAGCGTTTATTGCCAGCACAGATTTCCCGCTGTTGTACAATCGCCTCCAGATAAACGGGGGTATACTGAGTTCGGTCAACCTGTATGCACTTTTGATTCTTTTTATTCTAGGCTTGGTTCTACCTAAAACGCGTGGCGTGACATGGGATGAATGCAAAAGCGCACGGCCCGAACAGGGCGCTCCAGCGGACGCGGATGGACCACGCCCCCACAGACACAAAACACGAAATTGCGAAAATCGAAATTGAAAACCTAGAACGGATTTGGAAGCTGATGGCTAAGAGTTGACAGCTATCTGAAATGTCAAAATGACGAAGATACGGCCCCACCTGTTCCACGGGTCTACCGGTCAAGGCCAGGTCGGGGCGGTGGCATTTTGCAATTTGATATTTTCAATTTCCAATGTGTGTTTGTATCAGGTTCCCATCCAGTTCCACACTCTGCTCTCGTCGCTGGCAAACCACATCTCGGGATCTGTCAGGTAGTAATAGACATTATCCAGCGCATCTATGTGTTTCTTTTCTTCATCCCTGAGTGCCTTAAGAAATCCCTTCTCACTCGCGTTCGTCGCATCTTTGAGCCGCTCGCTATATAGATTGAAGCTCTTTTTCTCAATCTCCAGCGCCACCTCCATCGCCTCTACATTCCCTATGTCTTTTCTGAGGCTTTCTCTGTCAGTCGCCCCGAAGAACTCCTCGATGTCCTTCTCCACATCCACGTGTGCACCGATCTTCTTCAGTTTTTCAGGAGGAGGCAACTCCTTCCCGCCCTCGACCAGTCCGTAGATCTCTTCTATCTTTTTGGCGTGGTCAATCTCCTGGCCAGCCAGCGTCCTGAACAATCTTCTCGAAAGAACATTTGATGATTCACTGGCAGCCTTAGTGTAGAAGAGAAGACCTTCATTTTCGAAGTCAAGAGCCACTTTCAGCCACTCCAGTATATTTCTACTATCCTCTGCCACTGCAGCCCCCTTTCCATACAACTATTCTAACCAGCCCAGGATTCTCAAGAGCTGCCTATTTGATGATTAGCACTGAGCAATCTGCGTCATCTGCGACTCTGACGCTCACGCTGCCCAATTGAAGGGCCCCGGCTCTGCCTAACCCGCTGCTTCCCATCACAATTAGATCGTACGCGCCTGATTTACTCTCTTTGACTATGACTTCCGCAGGATTTCCTTCCCTGATCAGTTTCACCTTTGCTTCTATGCCTGATGCATCTGCTTCCTCTTTGCTCTTCTGAAGGATTTCCTTACCATCATCAACCAGTGTCTCCCGAATACCTGGTCCCACATCCGTCTTATACATAGGAGGCAGATAAACAACATAAATCAAGGTCACCTCTGATCCAAACGCCTTGGCCATCCCGGCTGCCTCTCGACAGGCCCTCAGCGCCTGCTCTGAAGCATCAGTTGCCACCAGTATCTTTTTGAACATGCTGTCTTCTCCTATCCCTTGTTTCCAACTCTTATCCAGACAGCTATGAGAGCAGACAGTGCACAGAGTGATTTCACAAAGGGACAGATCTTCAAGAATATCAATTCGGTCCGTGCGCCCGTGGCTCCCCCCCATATTGCCATTGCTGCAAGCATCAGAACTGAAAGCAAGGCTGCTCCCCTGGCCACAGTATTGCCGACGGCAACATAAGGTGCAAGAAAGATCAACAGCACGCCCAAGAAAATGAGTGTGAACCCTTCAGCTACCCACTCCATAGTCACAATCCGCTCACTGTCCAGATCGTACAACCCAAGTCCGTGGACCACACTTCTGGTGGGTATTATGTGCGCCACCCCCCATAATAGCATAATGATACCGGCAATTATCATGAGCACAAAAGAAACCTTACTTGCCTTCGCAGCCATTATTCCCCTCCTTTTTTCTGTTCACTCTCTCCCAAACAGCTCCTCCAGCTTCCTCTTAGCCTCCTTGGACCTATCGCTTCCAGCCTCAATTTTCCCTCTGAATCTAAAGAAATCG
This is a stretch of genomic DNA from candidate division TA06 bacterium. It encodes these proteins:
- a CDS encoding T9SS type A sorting domain-containing protein, giving the protein GPDFTSNVALPVNYDHHGTFREIGNVYTREYEESYISSIFDAGDVVNWGDISWVDSLPQGTDITVQVRSGDTPVPDPMWSDWLALSNGETIPGSLDARYLQYQALFSYTNPSRLPLLFEVSVGEEELSPLGLKENVLAELDTLEPQSKHVAKGIKKAKKHIEKSLNPKYWLDETHLVCKKGKKVFHEEKKAVKDLKKLCQGEKCKGVTSLFLIYHGAEEALIEAISKKKTCFGPEMVSPEDTFEINAVDEKLGANTEIWVDGSLDEEIHTSCSKPLEEGMVFGDFEVESVDKIGEGEGGFPSELCERLILMLVKADSILARVAIDDAIAAGGKEKEIEKAEKEMGKAEEDKAKGKYHKAIDHYKKAWEHACKAMKSHKHSHNQMIWETKTEHRTTLLQNSPNPVTSSTRITLVLEQPTSAKLAIYDLAGRVVWEFASSSLTSGMNVVEWDCADKDGRPVPSGVYLYKLETGTFSQTKKMMVVR
- a CDS encoding DUF2029 domain-containing protein, yielding MLLRGRTCWLVALLALICLVKATDSRRIISGTMSTDFRSFYFAGLGVLGQGNIYDFEYLGTLAIRSGVTERIYPYLYPPPLAFYVSPLTKLGATGASRLWYLLSVILSVVMLMQSMRLAFTLQGAGERWKDSPLPFLALLLFLVLPFDNNLKMGQVNIIVLTCVVVSLVQALAFDRDLLAGFLLAPAVLMKVTPLFLLLFFLLNRRYRTLWGCVVGLVIFTAPTVMVSGGLQSWQHFFGFMGSMSYGKTVPGLFPAASLPNFSVAGCIARLAQSETTVTAVTSVLVLLLGVALLLQHRRLMRKGKGGLLVLPYLIFMIIASPLTYLHHVVLIYPGLLITAWLIMPREKRGSYVLLAVMLGLAFIASTDFPLLYNRLQINGGILSSVNLYALLILFILGLVLPKTRGVTWDECKSARPEQGAPADADGPRPHRHKTRNCENRN
- a CDS encoding rubrerythrin is translated as MYGKGAAVAEDSRNILEWLKVALDFENEGLLFYTKAASESSNVLSRRLFRTLAGQEIDHAKKIEEIYGLVEGGKELPPPEKLKKIGAHVDVEKDIEEFFGATDRESLRKDIGNVEAMEVALEIEKKSFNLYSERLKDATNASEKGFLKALRDEEKKHIDALDNVYYYLTDPEMWFASDESRVWNWMGT
- a CDS encoding universal stress protein, which produces MGGSHGRTDRIDILEDLSLCEITLCTVCSHSCLDKSWKQGIGEDSMFKKILVATDASEQALRACREAAGMAKAFGSEVTLIYVVYLPPMYKTDVGPGIRETLVDDGKEILQKSKEEADASGIEAKVKLIREGNPAEVIVKESKSGAYDLIVMGSSGLGRAGALQLGSVSVRVADDADCSVLIIK